The Enhydrobacter sp. sequence GGGATTCCATGAAAATGTCGACCATCGACCATCGGCCGATCCAGGCAACGACGTAGTAAAGGTGTGTGCGCTGACGCAGCAGGAGGTTGGCGCCGGCCTCGGTGCTCACCAGCATGGTGGCCGCCAGCATGAGAGCGAGCCCGATCAGCTTGAATATCGGCACGAGGATGCTGGCGAAGAACACCAGCAACGCCAACGGATATAGCTGCGAGGCGAGCAGCTCCTCGACGCCGCCCAGGATTGTGCTGGGCGCGCCGGCGCCAGCCTGGACGACGCTCAGCACCGGGTAGTAGTTGGCCGGGATGTACAGAATGGCGCCGGCGATCACGAAGGCCCAGGTCCGGTTCAGGCTGTCAGGCTTGCGTGCATGCAATGCCGAGCCGCATCGCGGGCAGCGTGCGCCGTGACCGGCCGGGACGCTTACCAGCCCGCAGGCCTCGCAGCCTACGGCGCCGGGCCGGAAGGCGAGGGGCCGCGGCTCCGTCATCGGCGCGTGGGTCTGGCCGGTACGCTCGATCGCCTCCCACACCGCATTGGGCTCGAGCACGGTATCCGCCCACACGACGACGACCGTCAGGAGACCCAGCGCATAGACGGCGGGTCCGATGTCCATGTGCACCATATCGCCGAGCTTGGTGTAGGCGACGAAGACGCCGAGCAGCAGCACTTCCAGCATCGACCAGGTGCCGATCCTGCGAACGAACAGAAAGACTCCGCGCAGGTTCGGCGGCGGACTGCGCAGCTTGAGGCCCGTCAGTACGTAGATGGCGCCGGCGAATTTGACGAGCGGAGCGAGGCCAGTGGTGAAGACCACCGCGAGGGCCAGCGGCCACAGGCCCTGACGCACCAGTTCGAGCGGACCGGAGACCAGCGACGTCTCATGCACGATGCCCGCAGTCGAGACCTTCATCAGCATCGCCGTCCACACGATCACATAGAGGACGAGGGCGGCAAAGTTGAGAGCGAGGCCGCGGTCGAGCGGGTCGCGACGCGTGCGTCGCAGCAAGCTGCCGCATCGCAGGCACTGCGAGCGCATATCGGGACCGAGTTCGGGCACGACCTGGAACAGGCCGCAGCCCATGCATTCGCGCAATTCGGGACGGGTCACGACGTAAGCAGGGAAGCAAGGCCATCCGTCAACTCGGCCACGGCATCGCTGATGGCGGCGACCTGCCCGGCGACATTGGACGTCGGCGGATGCTTGACGATATGGAAGCTGCGCGCCGCTGAGCGCGTCGGGCGGTTGAACTCGACCGCCGCCTGGGCCAGCAGCTCGAGCTCGCCGGACGAGTCGAGATCGAGCCGCTGGATATTGACCGCCAGCACGGCATTCGGGTCGGCCGAGATGGCGCCGCCCTCGGCATAGATGCGGCTGGCCGGCAGGCGCTGCGACAGGCCGAGCACGAGCACGCGACTGAGCATCGTCGCGAGACTCTCGCCCCACCAGTCGTTCGACATCACGCCGAGCCTGTAAGCCTCGGACGACCGCACGATCTCCTTGCGGTCGAGATAGCCCGCCAGCCCGATGTCGTGGAGCAGCACGACCCCGGGGCCGCCGGTCAGCACCGGCCCCGGCTTCATCGGTATGGAATAGAGCACAGGCTCCGGCGACGAGCAGGCGGCGACCAGGGCGGGCAGGGCGAGCCGGACGAGCGGCCGGCGACCGAAAGTCATCCAGCTATTCCTTTCCAGAACCGGGGCGGCCCTTGATCAGAGCTTCGGGATGGCGCGCCAGAAGGTCGGTCAAGGCGCGCAGCGAACGCGCCGTGTCGTTGAGCTGCGGCAGCAAGCGATCGATCTCCCGGCTGAACCGTGACTCGCTGCCGTAGGCGGTGTTCATCGAAGCGACCAGACGGTTGGCCTGGGCAAGCGTGCTGTCGAGCTTGTTGGCGATGTCCGGCAGGCGGGCAAGGGCTGGAGAGGCGTCGGCATCGAGCTTGCGTGCGACGGCCTGCGCATCCGCCATGGTGGCCTCGAGCGAGGCCAGCGTCCTCTTCAGCTGCGGTCCGTTGACCAGCTCGTCCACGCCCTTCGTCGCGTCCGCGAGGCGCGCGCCGATGGCCTGGAAATCGATGCGATTGATCTTGGACAAAAGCTCGGCCGCCGAGCGTGTGACGGTGTCGAAACCGCCGGCCTGCGCCGACGGTACGACAAAGACGTCGCCTTCGCGCCCGAGTTCGGCCGGCGGCGCGCCGGCGACATATTCGATGGCAACGACCTTCTGGCCGCTGATCAGGCTTTCCGACTGGAGCGTGGCACGGAAGCCGCGCTTGACCATATCGGCGGCGACAGCGCCAAGCGGCACGTTCGACGCCTTTTCCGCCGACGCCACGCCGGCGATGCGCTCGGCTTCGATCTGGTAGTGAACCGGCACGACGATCCGGTCGATCTTCGGGTCGTAGACGAGGCCCACATCGGTGACCTCGCCGATCTTCAGCCCGTGCAGCGTGACATCGGCGCCGACCTCCAGGCCGGCGACCGATCCCTGGAAGATCGACATCATGCTGAGGCGCCGTCCGAAGCCCGCGGCCTTCGCCGCGTCATGGTTCGGATAAAGTGGAAAGCCGTGGTCGGCGGCACTGACCGGAGCCGTGGTGTCGGGCTTGGTATCGAAGGCAATACCTCCCAGCAGCACGGCCTTGACCGACTCCATCTGCAGCTGAAGGCCGTTCGGCCCCATCTTCAACGACAGGCCGGAAGCGTTCCAGAACAGCGAATCGTCGTGCACATACTTGTCGAATGGCTCGCGCACGAACACGTGCACTGTGACCTTGCGCGCCATGTGTCCCAGGTCCCAGCCGAGAACGGTGCCGACCTCGATGTCGCGATAGAACACCGGGGAGCCCAGGCTGATCGAGCCAACCCGGTTGGTCTCGAGCCTGAAGACGGTGCCCGGCGCCGAGACCGGCAGCACCGGCGGATTGGCGCTGCCGTGGAAATGCCGCTGCACCTTGCCCTTCTCGGTCGAAGGAAGCATCCCGATATAGGAGCCGGACAGCAGCGTATCGAGGCCGGAGATGCGGCCGGCGAACAGCTGAGGCTTCACCACCCAGAAGATCGTCTTGTCACTGAGCAGCGGCTCCGCCTCGCGCGTCGTCTCGACCGTGACGACGACCTGCGAGAAATCCGGGGTCACGGCGATCGACTTCACCGTACCCATTGTGACGTCCTTGAACTTGAGCTGCGACTGCCCCGGCTGCAGGCCGTCGGCCGAGTCGAAGGTGATCGTGATGGTGGGTCCACGCTTGGAGAATGTGTCCCAGGCGAGCCAGGCGGCGATCAGGGCGGTGATGACCGGGACGATCCAAATCAGCGGTATGCGCCGCGCCTGACGACTGACCGCCGCCGGAACGGCTTCCGCTTCCCGACGTGTATCCATGTTTGTCCAGCTGGGACTTTCGCGAAGGACGCTGGCCAAGGACCAGATACTGTAAGCCTAGCACAAAAGCCCTGAAATAATTAGCTTTTTAGTCCCCGAAGGTTGCCTTGCGTGCGCATTGTGGGAGCGGCCGAGTTGACGGTGCAAAGATCGACCTAGGCTTGCATGCCCTGGGATTGGAGGTCCGTCTGGTGAGGATATCCGGCTGCGAGTCTGTCTTCAGCCCGGGCGCGTGACCGGCGCCTCACCTTGATCTCGGCATTGCTGCCATCCAGACTCCTCCGATCTTGAACGGCGGGTATCCGCACGTTCTCCGCTTCCTCTTCAGCAGATAGAAGCCGAAAGGCACCATGAAGCATGCGCCCGTGATGGCGTATCCCCAGAGCAGCCCCACCGGTCCGAACCACCGCCCCAAGGTGAGGTTTGCGGCGAACAGCAACGCCGCACCGCTCAGGCTTGCCGGAAGATAGGGATCGCCGCCATGAGCCCGGAGATACGAGACGATCGTGAGATTGGAGTGCCAAATCAGTACCCCGAGCAGGAGAATGACCACCTGATCGAATGGCAGCACTCGCGTGCCGATTTGAAGGCCAAGTTTCTGGAGCAGAAGCACACTGAGACCGACGCCGAGGGCGCCCAGTACGCAGATCGCCATCGAGATCAAGGACGTGGACAGAAGAAGGCCGTCGAGTTCTCGGATGGATCGCATCGCCGCAAGGCGGCTGAACTCGGGAAAGCGGGTGACGACGATCGCGCCGGCGATCGACGACACGGCGGCGGCGAGTTGCCAGGTAATGCCGAGCTGGCCTGCTATCACGGCTCCGTGCATGACATACATCAGGGGTATCACTGTGTAGAAGCTGACGTATTCGGCGATGCTCGAGAGCGCCAGCCGCCATTGGGCCGGGAAGACTTCAGAAAGCCAATCGATCTTGGCGATGACGGCGCCGGGATGTAGCGCTCGCACGACCAGCTTGCCCTGTGAGAAGATAAAGAAGGTGGTCCAAACCAGGCTGCAGGCCAGGGCAATGCTGATGGACCACAGCTCAAGGCCGAGCAGAATGAACAGCCAAAGCACGACACTGTTCACGAAGCTCCGCACCATGCGGCAAAAGTAAACGGATCTCACCTGACCAGCGCCCTCGAGCGGGAACAGCAAGCCGGACAGTGCGACATCCAGGCCTACGAGCCAGCTGAGCGCGACCCACGGCGGCAGCCACTCGATCATAGGAAGGCCATTGTTGGCTCCGAGCAGAAAGGTGCCGCCCAGGCAGAGCAGCCCGCCGACGACCAAGCCGGCGCCCGCGAACCACTTGGCGGCGAACCGGATGAAGCCTGCGACCCGTGGCGAGACGGGGTCCGCCGGATTGGTGGCGAGCGGCGACAACTGCGCGACTTTGACGATGATCACCTGACCAAGGCCCAACTCCGCGACGGTGCGGGCAGCCGCCAAGCTCATGAAGGTGAAGAAGTAACCTTGGGCATACGGAGAGAAGTGGGTTGCAAGGACGACAATCGTCACCGGTCCGGTCAGAACGAGCCATAACCTGCCGATGATGCCGTAGATCGCCGCCAAGTGGGGGCACAGCAATCCCCGGATGCGGTCAACGATCGTTTGGGCTTCCGCGTTCATGGTCTCTCGGCCGCCTGCGTACGCCGAGGGGCCTTTTGCGGGGCAATCCGGGGACCCGTGAGGCGGCGGAACAGGGCTTCCCACTGGTTCAGGATCTCGTCCGGAGCGAAACGGCCCACCGATTCCCGCCCGGCCCGTGCCAATCGGGCCCGCAGGACGTCATCCTTGACGAGGCTTCGGATCGCCCTCGACAGGGCCGGAACGTCGCCCGGGGGCACCAGTATCCCGGATACGCCGGGAGTTACGATCTCGCGCGGGCCGAAATCGCAGTCGAAGCTGACTACAGGCAGCTCGGCGGACATCGCCTCGACCAGAACCAGCCCAAACCCCTCGCTATCCGACGACAGGGCGAACAGGTCGCACTGCCGAAACAGGGCGCGCGGGTTGCTTACGCGTCCAGGCAGGGCGATCCGATGCTCCAGCCCGAGTGACGCAACCAGGCGGGTCAGCTCCTTGCGCAGGGAGCCTTCGCCCACGATGAGCAGCTTCCAGCCGGCGCAGTCCTTTTCGACAAGGTGAAACGCCTTGATCAGCCGATCGAAACCTTTCTCGGGCTCCAATCGCCCCATCCCGACGATGTGCCGAGCATCCTCCGCCAGGAAACCGAAGGCTTCCCGGCGAGGGGCGCAGGTTGGCGGCAGGAAGTTGTAGATCACGCTGAGCTTGTTCGCTCCGAGCCAGGCGTATTGTCGGGCAAGACCTTTGCTTACGACCACGACCTGCGCCATGCGCGGGTAGAGGAGCCGACGCAACGTGCGCCACAAGGCTTGCACCGGTGCATCGTTGAGCGCGGCGACGTTGTGTTCAGTGGCCACCACGGGCACGCCCAGGCCGAGCAATGCCAGCAGGCAGATGATGTTGGTTCGGGTCAGGTAGGAAACGACCACGTCGGGCCGGAGTCGACGGACTTCTGCTCGCAGGCGCACGATGCGTCGGAGATTGTTCAGGATGCCCCGCAGGCGGTTCCCCGACTGGCCCGCTACGCCGAGAGCGATTCTGGAAAGGCGGGCCGACACAGGATACGCGTCGGACGTCTCGCTCTCGAAGGTGAGCACGGTCACTTCGTGACCACGCGCGGCCAGAAGGGCTGCCGTGTCGAGTAGCGCCCGCTCTGCACCGCCGCCGGCGAGCGAAGCGGCGACCATGCAGAGTTTCATCCGATCAGGTCCCTTGTGGCCGGCCTCACGGCCAGTTGGTGACGCGGCCGGGTTCGCACGGGAGGCCTGGCCCGAGGCGCGGTCTGCCGTCCAAAAGATCGTAACGGCGATACCACGAGCCAGAACGTCATGAGCAGGATATTGACCTGGAGGAAGTACGACTCGAAAAGGAAGATGCCGAGGAGATAGGCGGCCAGCCAGGCTTCAACCGGACGGCAGGCCGTGAACACCCGAGCAGCCGTTCTGGCGAGCCGAACGGCGACGAGAAGCATCAGTGGAATGCCGCCCATCAAGGCAAGCTCGAGGTACGCATTGTGTGTGGCGCTCGTACCAGTGGCGATCTCGAGCGGATCGACGTAGGCAGAGCCCATTCCAAGCGGATTCTGCAGCATGAAGTTGAAACTTGTCGCGATGGTCCACCAGCGATCGCTGGCGTTGACAGAGATGCTGCCGGCGTCGAGGAACCGCTCGAGCAGGACGCCATTGCCCCAGTCCGACCCGAGCCCGCCGATCGTAAGGATCCCGAGAACGGTCACGGCCCCGGCAAGCACGAGTGGGAGGCGAATGCCGCGTGCGTGAGACCAGAGCCAATATCCGACGAGTGCCGACGATATCAACAGAGGGCCTCGCGACTTCGTAAGGTAGAAGGTGGCGCCCATCAGCGCCAAGGCCATCACGATGGACCAGCGCGGTGCCCTTCCTTCCTCGATCGCGCCGATGAGAACTGGAACGCCGACCAGCACGCATCCGGCCGCGCTGTTTGGATGCCCGAAGATCCCGTACGCCCTGTAGATGAAGTCGTGAATGTCCTTGCCGTTGTAGATGGCGAGATCAACGAGTTGATCGATCGGCAAATCTTCCGGTGAGAACGTCAAAAAGTCGTGGAGCACCGTCAGCAAGGAGAGCACGACGCCTATCAGAAGACCGTACAGCAAGCGCAGCCGCAGCCTCGGCGTTTCGGCGAGGACCGTGACCAGATAGGCCGAACAACCGCAAAGGATCCAGCGGATGAGCACTCTCTGAACCGGCGGATCAGGGATGCCGGCGAGGGCGTAGATCTCCATGAAGACCCACGGCACGGTCGTCGCCCAAACGAGCAGGATGCCGCGGATGGCCGGATGCAGCCGGGCGGATCTCAGCACGGCCAAGACGAGCAGACCGGCGCCAAACAGGTTTAGCAAGTCCGTTGTCCGCGGTCCGCTTCCATCGGCGACGCCGGGCATAAGGAAGCTGGGAAAAGTGACGAAAACGCCCGCCAACAACGCGCCGAAGGCGGCCGCCCTCGACGAGCCTCTATCCATCGCGGATGGCCTGCTCGGCCGTGCCGATCATAGCGGGCGCACGGGCCGGCACGATGTAAGCTGGGTGGTATTTCGAATGCTTCCGCATATCGACCTGGTTGAGGACGACGCCGGCAAGATTGCAGTTCTGGTACGAGAGGTCCTCCATCTGCTCGCGCGCGAGCCTCCAGGGCGTCTTGTTCCAGCCCACGATGAACAGGCACTCGTCCGCCATCTGCGCCAGGAAGCTTGCATCGGCCACGGTGGCGCTCGGCGGCGAGTCCAGAATGAGGAGGTCGTATCCGGTGCGAAGCTTCGCCAGCAGCGTCGCCATTTCCGGAAGGCAGAGCAGGTTCGCTGCGTAAGGCGCGAGCTGGCCGCCCGTGATGTAGTCGAGCGAAGTAAGGGTATCTTTGCGGATCACCTTGCTCAGTTCGAGACGGTTCTGGAGTAAGTCCGTCAAGCCAGGCCCTATCTTCGCGCCGAACGCGCCATGCAGCGCCGGGCGACGCAGGTCGCAGTCGATGATGATGACGCGCCGGCCGGCAAGCGCTGCGAGACGGGCCAGCGCGATCGCAAGGGACGTCCGTCCTTCCCGGGGCTGCGCTGACGCAACCAGGATCGCGCGCCCCAAATTGCGCGGGCCCAGGAAGCGGGACAAGATGCTCCGGATCGACTCCGTGAATTGCGATTGCGGGCTGTCGATCACCTGCGTAAGCACGGCGGTCTTGGCGCCGAGCTTCGGGATGACCCCCAGCGCCCGAGCGGTAAGGAGGGGTTGCACTTCCTGGGAGCTGCGTATGGTCTCGCCGGTTCGCTCGAGCAGCAGCGCGCAGATGCTGGACAGCGCGACGGAGACCACGAAGGCAAACCCGAGGAACGGGAGCAGCGGCGGGAACGACGGCCGGGTCGGAACGTCCGCCTGCGCAAGGACGTAGGAGTCCGCGATCTGCAGGGCGCGCTGGGATGCAAGCTGGTTGTACTGCGTCAGGAATGTATTGAGGATGCTTCGATTGACCTCGGCTTCCTGTTCGAGCGAAGCGAGTGTAACTTTGGCGCTGCCCGCTTTCTGGATCTGGTCTTTCAGGTTGGCGATGGACTGGACGAGCTGGGCTTCGCGCTCCGTCTGGACCGCCAGGTCGCTTGCGACGGAGCGAACGACGTTGGCGATCTCCGCCTTCAGTTGCCGCTCCCCATCGGCAATGCTCGCCTCGATCTGCCGCAGCTTGGGATAGGACGGCCCATAGGTGGCGATCAGTTGCGACCGCTCCTCTTTCAGGAGGGAAAGCTGCTTGCGCAACTGCTGGATGACAGGGCTTGCCAAGACGTCGGAAAAGGAATTCGGGTTGGCGCGAATCTCGCTCAGACGCGCCTCGGCCTCCTGACGCTTTAGCCGTACCGAGACCAGCTCGCGGTTGGCCTCGCTCAGTTCCTGCGTGTAAAGAAGGGTCTCGCGGCCTTGGACGATGCCTTGCTGGAGTTGTGCCTGGTTTCTGTAGCGCTCGACGGCGTCGTTGGCTTCGCGGACCTTCATCTGCAGCCTGTACAGTTCCCCCTTCAGAAAGTCGCTAACCTTGGTCGGCACGGCAACGCGGTTCTCCATCTGGGTTTCCAAATAGAGACCGACGAGCACGTTCAGGATTTCACTTGCAAGCTCGGGGTTCTCGGACGTGTAGGTGGCCTTCAACACTTGCGAGCGGCCGACTGGCATAACGCGAAGATGCTTCAAAAAGATGTCTGTCGCTTCGGTGAGGACCGAATCGCCGTCGCTCGGACCCTTGCGCGTCGGCAGAAGGAGCTCGACGAAGGCCATGACCGCTGCCTTCGTCTGCCGCCACCGCGACCGCAACGAGCCATCGTTTGGGATGATGCGCGGGTTGAATTCCGGGTTCGTCAGCAGATTGAGCCGGTTGATTGTCCGCTGGACGAGCGTACGCGAGCGCAGCGCTTCCGCTTGCGTGAGCACTGCCTGGGAATCGGTCGGCAAGCGGGACAGGACTGCGGCAATGTCCGCGCCCTCGCGTCTTTGCTCGACCACGATCTCGGATTCCGCCGTGTACCAAACCGGCAAGAGGACAAGCACGGTCGAGAACAGCCCGAACAGGATGACGCTCGATACCGCGATCAGCCACTTCCGCCGCCAGATGCTGGCCCAGATTCGCGCAGTGGACACCCCAAGGCGGCCGTCGGCTTCATTGTACAACCGGTAGTCGATGCGCGAAGAACCGTCCATATCGAAAGCCATCAAGTTAGGGCTGAGACGACTCCAGCCATCGAAGCAGCTTTGGAAGTACAGAGTCGTAGGGCATTTCCACTGGGCGTGATTGTGTCAACGGCGTGACACAGCGGGCTGAAGCGTCCGACGATCGGCGCAATAGCAGGCGCGGATTTCGATGCTGACGGCGCGGTCGGCGTCGGGTCTCCGGCCACTACCCAGGCGCGAGCGCCAGATTGAAATATTGCAATTACTGATCCCTCCACTCGGTTGGGCCAAGTCCATCGTCGCCGCAGAGGCCGATAGGCAACCACCCCGCATCTCTATCGAGGCAGGCTCGGCAGAAGAACATCCGGCTCGGTATCGGAGTATATGGCTGACGCACCGAAGCCGATTCCATGGCGGCTGACCACGCTGTGAAGCTGCTCTCTAAAACGCTCGGATCGGAACTTGTTCGCGTTCGCCCGGCAGTCCTTGGGGTCGATCGGCACTGCAAGGTTTTCAAAGCGCTCGATCGCCTCCAGGAGTGAAGCCGGTGTCTGCTCGTAGAAGAAGCAGCCGGTAGGCCGCCCGACCTCGAGGCCTCGCACGGTTTCGAGCGCCCCTCCTTGCCCGAACGCGATCACGGGCGTGCCGCAGGCCTGGGCCTCGATGGGCGCGATCCCGAGGTCTTCGTTCGCAGCGAAGATGAAGGCCCGCGCCTTCCGCAGGAGCTCTCGAACCTCGCCGTCCGTCCTGCGGCCGAGAAAACGGATGTTGGGTGCATGGCGGGCCCGTTCCCTCAACGAAGGCAGCTCCGGCCCATCGCCGGCAATCACCAGCTCGCTCCCGGATCTGCTCAGGAACGCATCGACCAGCAGGTCGACCCGCTTGTATTGCACGAGTCGTGAGCACGTGAAGTAGTATCCTGCCTTTTCTTCGGTAAAGGTGAAGTCCTCGATGCGGACAGGTGGGTAGAGCACCTCCGCCTGCTTCCCGTAGGTCTTGCGTATGCGTCGCGCCACGTTGCTCGAATTCGCGAGCCAGACGTCCACGTTGTTCACAGTTCGCAGGTCCCACAAGCGGAGCCAATGTAGGACCAAACGAGCGGCGGCGCCCTTCAGCCCGCGATCGAGCTGCTCGAGCCGGAGATAATCGTGCTGCTGGTGCCAAGCATAGCGCAGAGGTGTATGGACGTAGGCGATGTGCAGTTGATCGGGTCCGGTGATGACGCCTTTGGCGACTGCCCAACTGCTCGAGATCACCAAATCATAGT is a genomic window containing:
- a CDS encoding PqiC family protein encodes the protein MTFGRRPLVRLALPALVAACSSPEPVLYSIPMKPGPVLTGGPGVVLLHDIGLAGYLDRKEIVRSSEAYRLGVMSNDWWGESLATMLSRVLVLGLSQRLPASRIYAEGGAISADPNAVLAVNIQRLDLDSSGELELLAQAAVEFNRPTRSAARSFHIVKHPPTSNVAGQVAAISDAVAELTDGLASLLTS
- a CDS encoding MlaD family protein, coding for MDTRREAEAVPAAVSRQARRIPLIWIVPVITALIAAWLAWDTFSKRGPTITITFDSADGLQPGQSQLKFKDVTMGTVKSIAVTPDFSQVVVTVETTREAEPLLSDKTIFWVVKPQLFAGRISGLDTLLSGSYIGMLPSTEKGKVQRHFHGSANPPVLPVSAPGTVFRLETNRVGSISLGSPVFYRDIEVGTVLGWDLGHMARKVTVHVFVREPFDKYVHDDSLFWNASGLSLKMGPNGLQLQMESVKAVLLGGIAFDTKPDTTAPVSAADHGFPLYPNHDAAKAAGFGRRLSMMSIFQGSVAGLEVGADVTLHGLKIGEVTDVGLVYDPKIDRIVVPVHYQIEAERIAGVASAEKASNVPLGAVAADMVKRGFRATLQSESLISGQKVVAIEYVAGAPPAELGREGDVFVVPSAQAGGFDTVTRSAAELLSKINRIDFQAIGARLADATKGVDELVNGPQLKRTLASLEATMADAQAVARKLDADASPALARLPDIANKLDSTLAQANRLVASMNTAYGSESRFSREIDRLLPQLNDTARSLRALTDLLARHPEALIKGRPGSGKE
- a CDS encoding glycosyltransferase family 4 protein, yielding MVAASLAGGGAERALLDTAALLAARGHEVTVLTFESETSDAYPVSARLSRIALGVAGQSGNRLRGILNNLRRIVRLRAEVRRLRPDVVVSYLTRTNIICLLALLGLGVPVVATEHNVAALNDAPVQALWRTLRRLLYPRMAQVVVVSKGLARQYAWLGANKLSVIYNFLPPTCAPRREAFGFLAEDARHIVGMGRLEPEKGFDRLIKAFHLVEKDCAGWKLLIVGEGSLRKELTRLVASLGLEHRIALPGRVSNPRALFRQCDLFALSSDSEGFGLVLVEAMSAELPVVSFDCDFGPREIVTPGVSGILVPPGDVPALSRAIRSLVKDDVLRARLARAGRESVGRFAPDEILNQWEALFRRLTGPRIAPQKAPRRTQAAERP
- a CDS encoding paraquat-inducible protein A, whose product is MTRPELRECMGCGLFQVVPELGPDMRSQCLRCGSLLRRTRRDPLDRGLALNFAALVLYVIVWTAMLMKVSTAGIVHETSLVSGPLELVRQGLWPLALAVVFTTGLAPLVKFAGAIYVLTGLKLRSPPPNLRGVFLFVRRIGTWSMLEVLLLGVFVAYTKLGDMVHMDIGPAVYALGLLTVVVVWADTVLEPNAVWEAIERTGQTHAPMTEPRPLAFRPGAVGCEACGLVSVPAGHGARCPRCGSALHARKPDSLNRTWAFVIAGAILYIPANYYPVLSVVQAGAGAPSTILGGVEELLASQLYPLALLVFFASILVPIFKLIGLALMLAATMLVSTEAGANLLLRQRTHLYYVVAWIGRWSMVDIFMESLLGALVQFGVIATIEPGVGAVAFCAVVILTIIAAEAFDPRLMWDAAARNAHRPFALRTRPGIAKAAPRLSS
- a CDS encoding polysaccharide biosynthesis tyrosine autokinase, with protein sequence MAFDMDGSSRIDYRLYNEADGRLGVSTARIWASIWRRKWLIAVSSVILFGLFSTVLVLLPVWYTAESEIVVEQRREGADIAAVLSRLPTDSQAVLTQAEALRSRTLVQRTINRLNLLTNPEFNPRIIPNDGSLRSRWRQTKAAVMAFVELLLPTRKGPSDGDSVLTEATDIFLKHLRVMPVGRSQVLKATYTSENPELASEILNVLVGLYLETQMENRVAVPTKVSDFLKGELYRLQMKVREANDAVERYRNQAQLQQGIVQGRETLLYTQELSEANRELVSVRLKRQEAEARLSEIRANPNSFSDVLASPVIQQLRKQLSLLKEERSQLIATYGPSYPKLRQIEASIADGERQLKAEIANVVRSVASDLAVQTEREAQLVQSIANLKDQIQKAGSAKVTLASLEQEAEVNRSILNTFLTQYNQLASQRALQIADSYVLAQADVPTRPSFPPLLPFLGFAFVVSVALSSICALLLERTGETIRSSQEVQPLLTARALGVIPKLGAKTAVLTQVIDSPQSQFTESIRSILSRFLGPRNLGRAILVASAQPREGRTSLAIALARLAALAGRRVIIIDCDLRRPALHGAFGAKIGPGLTDLLQNRLELSKVIRKDTLTSLDYITGGQLAPYAANLLCLPEMATLLAKLRTGYDLLILDSPPSATVADASFLAQMADECLFIVGWNKTPWRLAREQMEDLSYQNCNLAGVVLNQVDMRKHSKYHPAYIVPARAPAMIGTAEQAIRDG
- a CDS encoding O-antigen ligase family protein is translated as MDRGSSRAAAFGALLAGVFVTFPSFLMPGVADGSGPRTTDLLNLFGAGLLVLAVLRSARLHPAIRGILLVWATTVPWVFMEIYALAGIPDPPVQRVLIRWILCGCSAYLVTVLAETPRLRLRLLYGLLIGVVLSLLTVLHDFLTFSPEDLPIDQLVDLAIYNGKDIHDFIYRAYGIFGHPNSAAGCVLVGVPVLIGAIEEGRAPRWSIVMALALMGATFYLTKSRGPLLISSALVGYWLWSHARGIRLPLVLAGAVTVLGILTIGGLGSDWGNGVLLERFLDAGSISVNASDRWWTIATSFNFMLQNPLGMGSAYVDPLEIATGTSATHNAYLELALMGGIPLMLLVAVRLARTAARVFTACRPVEAWLAAYLLGIFLFESYFLQVNILLMTFWLVVSPLRSFGRQTAPRARPPVRTRPRHQLAVRPATRDLIG
- a CDS encoding glycosyltransferase, producing MGQVFPRRVAIVHDWFDKPGGAERVLHELIACFPDADLFAVVDMLSDDDRGIVLNKAVTTTFIQKLPGARKHFRRYLPLMPLAIEQMDLSDYDLVISSSWAVAKGVITGPDQLHIAYVHTPLRYAWHQQHDYLRLEQLDRGLKGAAARLVLHWLRLWDLRTVNNVDVWLANSSNVARRIRKTYGKQAEVLYPPVRIEDFTFTEEKAGYYFTCSRLVQYKRVDLLVDAFLSRSGSELVIAGDGPELPSLRERARHAPNIRFLGRRTDGEVRELLRKARAFIFAANEDLGIAPIEAQACGTPVIAFGQGGALETVRGLEVGRPTGCFFYEQTPASLLEAIERFENLAVPIDPKDCRANANKFRSERFREQLHSVVSRHGIGFGASAIYSDTEPDVLLPSLPR